A window of Salmo trutta chromosome 31, fSalTru1.1, whole genome shotgun sequence contains these coding sequences:
- the LOC115169196 gene encoding uncharacterized protein LOC115169196, which translates to MRSVLLMLMLSITHTQSPSSCPASCVVCSEDAVICYKLSNILEAPETTKALMLTDGSIVSVDRHFLSDMSSMTVLSLSHNAITTITHDAFQNLTVLHTLLLDHNHLSSQALGRDTFSWLPRLEILKLGNNALGEVNGSWFHAARALRTLQLEGNRLSRLDATTFASADLQGLETLDLSDNLITYLGRDSFRGLLGLRSLDLSRNQLRSAPPEVFSYLSWMSSLNLELNWWNCTCELRELASFLTSYMEAPDKVLFNGRRMVCVSADNPAVKTMLELTEANCVPTNQNITVQVEAKNAISSRRYTRDLALAAAFCFAGGVGLTLAVVYIVYCKLGMNKSLKVWRDRTGAEEDENGRTAPTQTVTQWDLSRENEALRMAQMGLETKLIIPNCHLQPWDRERTMFDLRIGKDGGHFTCPHCGPAVSGSAMEQGVGDGHLGAALHMLRQGGGHPNKMESLAMTEERDERKRHVPQQALISKTEDLSGQRSLVGPPQGQSNHILSQEELLYHQQSLNIKSHDGSNGNNQLLGGRSYYSPAHRNMPTHKSLKDEMVRPGNHIGLDNRPSEMDSQSEHGRNVPDCQPQTVSCVNCYRTYEYGQPGEKVRDVLYDSARESAGYDGSPNHNPLTRLNTRMSMNYNQSNMDIYAKHASKQRSVTFDLERSGVHVVDVQRMNHDREDKHDRIKSSRKAENGDKQILSYESIGRSVRSNGLEREDHSKRHKHKAQSDGLLKVKLNLNPLKKSKVHPRKNSHKRLEQGDRERTDSKNRKQLKMRGKDGKGKRHNQEESKKKTDKSNKANSSHKNKANQSSRKKSTTSKSKETDDNEDDDGDQEEEDPVPQENNASSKQKKTNSKSKHQEGSNGDHSKKNRAAQDQKTDVTQNKSGGETEESGGAPIPSNVSPYQSYLNGAGGSSANGQQVEQYRNGQGQAPIPEVPQHPGYLGDGVTLQRTLSSPQLSAAKPLKGMERTSSYSDLAVQGGNSILLQNTVAPNTIYGGNSQAQSLSREGSLGPPSLLTNIPPTSPLYTDNAGSSPVNPLVQLLSQSVRGNSNQGAMIGSQPAQGPGTLNGQNISQLAQGPGSLNGQNITQLAQGPGSLNGQNISQLAQGPGSLNGQNISQLAQGPGSLNGQNISQLAQGPGSLNGQNISQLAQGPGSLNGQNITQLAQGPGSLNGQNISQLAQGPGSLNGQNISQLAQGPGSLNGQNISQLDQGPGSLNGQNISQLAQGPGSLNGQNISQLAQGPGSLNGQNIFQLAQGPGSLNGQNISQLAQGPGSLNGQNISQLAQGPGSLNGQNISQLAQGPGSLNGQNISQLAQGPGSLNGQNISQLAQGPGSLNGQNISQLAQGSSSGPGSLNEESLSNNNSMNPAVAPVLQEYLSSAEGSPRRIRLVLPERTTNRSPTALERKIR; encoded by the exons ATGAGAA GTGTTCTCCTGATGTTGATGCTGTCAATCACACATACCCAGAGCCCCTCCTCATGTCCAGCCTCCTGTGTGGTGTGTTCTGAAGATgctgtcatctgttacaagctcTCCAACATCCTAG AGGCCCCTGAGACCACCAAGGCCCTGATGCTGACCGACGGCTCCATCGTGTCTGTGGACCgccacttcctgtctgacatGTCCAGCATGACCGTGCTGTCCCTCAGCCACAAcgccatcaccaccatcacccaCGACGCCTTCCAGAACCTCACCGTCCTCCACACCCTCCTCCTGGACCACAATCACCTCTCCAGCCAGGCCCTGGGGAGGGACACTTTTTCCTGGCTGCCCAGGTTGGAGATCCTCAAGCTGGGGAACAACGCCCTCGGGGAGGTCAATGGCTCCTGGTTCCATGCCGCCAGGGCCCTGCGGACGCTGCAGTTGGAAGGGAACCGCCTCTCCAGGCTGGACGCCACGACCTTTGCCTCGGCAGACCTCCAGGGGCTGGAGACCTTGGATCTTTCCGATAATCTGATCACATATCTGGGGAGGGATAGCTTCCGGGGCCTGCTTGGGCTGCGTAGTCTGGATCTGTCCAGGAATCAGCTCCGGAGCGCCCCGCCAGAGGTGTTTTCGTACCTATCGTGGATGTCTAGTCTGAACCTGGAACTAAACTGGTGGAACTGTACATGTGAGCTGAGGGAGCTGGCGTCTTTCCTCACCAGCTATATGGAGGCTCCGGATAAG GTACTGTTCAACGGGCGtaggatggtgtgtgtgagtgctgaCAACCCAGCAGTGAAGACGATGCTGGAGCTGACAGAGGCCAACTGTGTTCCGACAAATCAGAACATCACAGTGCAGGTTGAGGCTAAGAACGCCATCTCCTCTCGGCGTTATACCAGAGACCTGGCTCTGGCTGCAGCCTTCTGCTTTGCTG GTGGCGTTGGACTCACCCTAGCTGTGGTGTACATCGTTTACTGCAAACTGGGGATGAACAAGAGCCTGAAGGTCTGGAGAGACAGGACTGGCGCTGAAGAGGATGAGAATGGGAGGACAGCTCCCACCCAAACAGTCACCCAGTGGGATCTGAGCAGGGAGAATGAGGCCCTACGTATGGCTCAAATGGGACTGGAAACCAAGCTGATCATTCCCAATTGCCACCTTCAACCTTGGGACAGGGAGAGAACCATGTTTGACCTGAGAATAGGCAAAGATGGCGGCCATTTTACATGCCCCCATTGTGGCCCTGCAGTCAGTGGGTCTGCAATGGAACAGGGGGTAGGAGATGGACACTTGGGGGCAGCCCTGCACATGCTCAGACAAGGAGGAGGCCATCCCAACAAGATGGAGAGTCTGGccatgacagaggagagggatgagaggaagagACATGTGCCCCAACAAGCACTGATATCAAAGACAGAAG ATCTAAGCGGTCAAAGGTCATTGGTCGGGCCACCACAGGGTCAGAGCAACCATATACTTAGTCAGGAGGAGTTACTCTATCACCAGCAGAGTTTAAATATAAAAAGCCATGATGGTTCTAATGGCAACAACCAGCTATTGGGTGGCAGGAGTTACTATTCACCTGCACATAGAAACATGCCCACACATAAAAGTCTAAAAGATGAGATGGTAAGACCTGGAAATCACATAGGCCTTGACAACAGACCATCAGAAATGGACTCGCAATCAGAGCATGGTAGAAATGTACCTGACTGTCAACCCCAAACTGTCAGCTGTGTGAACTGTTACAGAACCTATGAGTATGGACAGCCAGGGGAGAAAGTCAGAGATGTATTGTATGACAGTGCAAGAGAATCTGCTGGGTATGATGGTTCTCCCAACCACAACCCACTGACAAGGCTAAACACCCGAATGAGCATGAACTACAACCAGTCTAATATGGATATCTATGCAAAGCATGCAAGCAAGCAGAGGAGTGTGACTTTTGACTTGGAAAGATCTGGagtgcatgttgttgatgtacaAAGGATGAACCATGACAGGGAAGATAAACATGACAGGATTAAAAGTTCTAGGAAAGCGGAAAATGGTGATAAACAGATCCTGAGCTATGAAAGCATTGGACGATCTGTGAGGAGTAATGGTCTTGAAAGAGAGGACCACTCCAAAAGGCATAAACATAAAGCCCAGTCAGATGGTTTACTAAAAGTGAAGCTCAACCTTAACCCTCTTAAGAAAAGCAAGGTCCATCCAAGGAAAAACAGCCACAAGAGACTAGAACAGGGCGATAGAGAAAGAACTGACTCCAAGAACCGAAAACAACTGAAAATGAGGGGTAAAGATGGCAAAGGCAAAAGGCACAACCAGGAAGAgtctaaaaaaaaaacagacaaatcCAATAAAGCAAACTCATCTCACAAAAACAAAGCCAATCAGTCATCCAGAAAGAAATCTACCACCAGCAAGTCTAAAGAAACTGATGATAATGAAGATGATGATGGAGATCAAGAGGAAGAAGATCCAGTGCCACAGGAAAACAATGCATCCTCCAAGCAAAAAAAGACAAACTCAAAATCAAAACATCAGGAGGGCTCGAATGGTGACCATTCCAAGAAGAATAGAGCTGCTCAAGATCAGAAAACCGACGTCACACAAAATAAaagtggaggagaaacagaggaatcTGGTGGAGCACCTATACCAAGTAATGTGAGTCCTTACCAGTCATACCTCAACGGAGCTGGTGGGAGTTCAGCAAATGGGCAGCAGGTGGAACAATACAGAAATGGACAGGGCCAAGCACCGATCCCTGAGGTGCCCCAACACCCTGGTTACCTAGGCGATGGAGTGACTCTTCAGAGGACATTGAGTAGCCCACAACTGTCAGCAGCAAAGCCCCTCAAAGGAATGGAAAGGACTTCCAGTTACAGTGACCTTGCTGTCCAGGGAGGAAACTCTATACTATTACAAAACACTGTTGCACCGAACACCATTTATGGTGGTAACTCACAGGCTCAAAGCCTGAGTAGAGAAGGCAGTTTAGGTCCGCCATCTTTACTGACTAACATCCCACCCACATCCCCACTATATACAGACAATGCAGGGAGCTCACCTGTAAATCCACTGGTTCAGCTGTTGTCACAGTCAGTTCGAGGCAACTCCAACCAGGGGGCCATGATCGGCTCTCAGCCAGCCCAGGGTCCAGGTACACTAAATGGGCAGAATATCTCTCAGCTTGCTCAGGGTCCTGGATCACTAAATGGGCAGAATATAACTCAGCTTGCTCAGGGTCCTGGATCACTAAATGGGCAGAATATCTCTCAGCTTGCTCAGGGTCCTGGATCACTAAATGGGCAGAATATCTCTCAGCTTGCTCAGGGTCCTGGATCACTAAATGGGCAGAATATCTCTCAGCTTGCTCAGGGTCCTGGATCACTAAATGGGCAGAATATCTCTCAGCTTGCTCAGGGTCCTGGATCACTAAATGGGCAGAATATAACTCAGCTTGCTCAGGGTCCTGGATCACTAAATGGGCAGAATATCTCTCAGCTTGCTCAGGGTCCTGGATCACTAAATGGGCAGAATATCTCTCAGCTTGCTCAGGGTCCTGGATCACTAAATGGGCAGAATATCTCTCAGCTTGATCAGGGTCCTGGATCACTAAATGGGCAGAATATCTCTCAGCTTGCTCAGGGTCCTGGATCACTAAATGGGCAGAATATCTCTCAACTTGCTCAGGGTCCTGGATCACTAAATGGGCAGAATATCTTTCAGCTTGCTCAGGGTCCTGGATCACTAAATGGGCAGAATATCTCTCAGCTTGCTCAGGGTCCTGGATCACTAAATGGGCAGAATATCTCTCAGCTTGCTCAGGGTCCTGGATCACTAAATGGGCAGAATATCTCTCAGCTTGCCCAGGGTCCTGGATCACTAAATGGGCAGAATATCTCTCAGCTTGCTCAGGGTCCTGGATCACTAAATGGGCAGAATATCTCTCAGCTTGCTCAGGGTCCTGGATCACTAAATGGGCAGAATATCTCTCAGCTTGCTCAGGGTTCTAGTTCAGGTCCAGGCTCACTAAATGAAGAGAGTCTCTCCAACAACAACAGTATGAACCCCGCAGTCGCCCCTGTTCTACAGGAGTACCTGTCCTCAGCAGAAGGCTCACCCAGAAGGATTAGACTAGTGCTGCCTGAGAGAACCACTAACAGATCACCAACCGCTCTGGAGAGGAAAATCCGATAA